The following are encoded in a window of Collinsella aerofaciens genomic DNA:
- a CDS encoding C69 family dipeptidase codes for MPCTTILVGKNASYDGSTLVARNEDSSNGVFEPKRMRVVHPDEQPRVYTSVLSHLTVELPDNPMRYTSVPDVVPGHGIWAEAGFNELNVGMSATETLTTNERVRGADPLVDYVPAKGNEGEDGYVPAQPGGLGEEDMVTLVLPYAKSARDGVRILGDLLERYGTYENNGIAFSDVDEIWWLETIGGHHWIAKRVPDDAYVTMPNQLGIDSFDLDDAEGAQVDHMCSADLRSWMAEWHLDLTLGVKGDGPAAVFNPREAFGSHSDSDHVYNTPRAWYMQRCLNPSDVWDGPDADYTPESDDIPWSRVPERKVTIEDIKYVLSSHYQGTEYDCYGSKGTPATRGAYRPIGINRNSQLAVLQLRPYAQPAYRAVQWMAFGSNSFNALVPLYANVETMPEYYADTQARVTSENFYWANRLIGALADVRFHECGRAVEDYQEKVGGMGHKQIHDVDAAVAALPEAEAPAELARANEAFAELVRVETDALLGKVLYTTSCAMKNSFAMNDNVR; via the coding sequence GTCTACACGAGCGTCTTGAGCCACCTGACCGTTGAGCTGCCCGATAATCCCATGCGTTATACAAGCGTCCCCGACGTTGTCCCCGGTCATGGCATTTGGGCCGAGGCCGGCTTCAACGAGCTCAATGTTGGCATGTCCGCAACCGAGACGCTCACCACCAACGAGCGCGTCCGCGGCGCCGATCCGCTCGTGGACTACGTGCCCGCCAAGGGCAACGAGGGCGAGGACGGCTATGTTCCGGCGCAGCCCGGTGGTTTGGGCGAGGAGGATATGGTGACCCTGGTGCTGCCGTACGCCAAGTCCGCCCGCGACGGTGTGCGCATCCTGGGCGACCTGCTCGAGCGCTACGGCACCTACGAGAACAACGGCATCGCCTTTAGTGATGTTGACGAGATCTGGTGGCTCGAGACCATCGGCGGCCACCACTGGATCGCCAAGCGCGTGCCCGATGATGCCTACGTGACCATGCCCAACCAGCTGGGTATCGATAGCTTTGACCTGGACGACGCCGAGGGCGCCCAGGTCGACCACATGTGCTCCGCCGACCTGCGCTCCTGGATGGCCGAGTGGCATCTGGATCTGACGCTGGGCGTTAAGGGCGATGGTCCCGCTGCGGTCTTTAACCCGCGCGAGGCCTTTGGCTCGCACAGCGACAGCGACCACGTCTACAACACGCCGCGCGCCTGGTACATGCAGCGCTGCCTCAACCCCAGCGATGTGTGGGACGGTCCCGACGCCGACTACACGCCCGAGAGCGACGACATCCCCTGGAGCCGCGTGCCCGAGCGCAAGGTGACCATCGAGGACATCAAGTACGTGCTTTCGAGCCACTACCAGGGCACAGAGTACGACTGCTACGGCAGCAAGGGCACGCCCGCCACGCGCGGCGCCTATCGTCCCATCGGCATCAACCGCAACAGCCAGCTTGCCGTGCTGCAGCTGCGCCCCTATGCGCAGCCGGCGTATCGCGCCGTGCAGTGGATGGCGTTTGGCTCCAACTCGTTTAACGCGCTCGTGCCGCTGTACGCCAATGTCGAGACCATGCCCGAGTACTATGCCGACACGCAGGCTCGCGTGACGTCCGAGAATTTCTATTGGGCAAATCGCCTGATCGGTGCCTTGGCCGATGTTCGCTTCCATGAGTGCGGTCGCGCGGTCGAGGATTATCAGGAGAAAGTTGGCGGCATGGGCCACAAGCAGATCCACGACGTCGATGCCGCCGTGGCCGCGCTGCCCGAGGCCGAGGCGCCCGCCGAGCTCGCCCGCGCCAACGAGGCCTTTGCCGAGCTCGTGCGCGTGGAGACCGATGCCCTGTTGGGCAAGGTGCTCTACACCACGAGCTGTGCCATGAAGAACTCCTTCGCGATGAATGACAACGTAAGGTAA
- a CDS encoding ABC1 kinase family protein yields the protein MADSTTDYNNLDPLGDETAVVDEVEAAVSGARKKPRAVDMVPEEPDAMAPDEEYQLTPAGRRERIGQIVRLIKKYRVWDNLTPVRLRRLLEELGPMFVKMGQILANRSEILPQRFCDELRRLRSDVDPVPYEVVLRCLEEEYGQRLGQMFDAIDPNPLGSASLAQVHRARLVTGEDVAVKVQRPGAQQVMAQDIDIIRSVVRIVSKFVNTDQFVDLHGVVEELWTSFREETNFLAEAKNLNDFYEFHKSVHGVTCPKSYLDLCTEHVVVMDYVDGISIADPERLVAEGYDLEKIGAAIVEDYSTQVLDDGFFHADPHAGNIILKDGIVYFIDLGMVGRMSSHDRGIVKDMIFAVAEGDVPKLKDSLMRFAVTRGDSAELDHSAFLSDLDFIVADFAGLDLKDLDIGEFLTSLLNLARKNDVELPSVVTMFARGMVTLEGLLTEYMPNVNMIQIIQAHIKNEKSAYVRVREMGRDFAASSYRAAKGSLEAAEYLGLASRMLTRGQLKVNTQIMSSDKALRQLGGIIDRMSMAIVIAGLFIGSSVVYYARIEPVVFGIPVIGFMGYVSALVLALMLGREIWRNSHGGKR from the coding sequence ATGGCAGATTCCACCACTGATTACAACAATCTAGATCCCTTGGGTGACGAGACGGCGGTTGTCGATGAGGTTGAGGCCGCCGTCTCGGGCGCTCGCAAGAAGCCACGCGCTGTCGATATGGTCCCCGAGGAGCCCGACGCGATGGCGCCGGACGAGGAGTATCAGCTCACACCGGCAGGTCGTCGTGAGCGCATTGGGCAGATCGTTCGCCTGATCAAAAAGTACCGCGTATGGGATAACCTCACGCCGGTGCGTCTGCGTCGTCTGCTCGAAGAGCTCGGTCCCATGTTCGTCAAGATGGGGCAGATCCTGGCCAACCGGTCCGAGATTTTGCCGCAGCGGTTTTGCGACGAGCTGCGCCGCCTGCGCTCCGACGTAGACCCGGTGCCGTATGAGGTAGTGCTCCGCTGTCTGGAAGAGGAGTACGGCCAGCGCTTGGGGCAGATGTTCGACGCGATCGACCCCAACCCGCTCGGAAGCGCGTCGCTCGCGCAGGTACACCGTGCCCGCCTGGTGACGGGCGAGGACGTGGCCGTTAAGGTGCAGCGCCCCGGCGCGCAACAGGTTATGGCGCAGGACATCGACATCATTCGCTCGGTGGTGCGCATCGTTTCCAAGTTCGTCAACACCGATCAGTTTGTTGACCTGCACGGTGTGGTCGAAGAGCTGTGGACCTCATTTCGCGAGGAGACCAACTTTTTGGCCGAGGCCAAAAACCTCAATGACTTTTACGAGTTCCATAAGAGCGTTCATGGCGTGACGTGCCCTAAATCCTATCTGGACCTGTGCACCGAGCACGTGGTGGTTATGGACTACGTCGACGGCATTTCGATCGCCGATCCTGAACGCTTGGTGGCCGAGGGTTATGACTTGGAAAAGATCGGTGCCGCAATCGTCGAGGACTACTCGACGCAGGTGCTCGATGACGGCTTTTTCCATGCCGACCCGCATGCGGGAAACATCATCCTCAAGGACGGCATTGTCTACTTTATTGACCTGGGCATGGTCGGGCGCATGTCGAGCCACGACCGCGGTATCGTCAAGGATATGATCTTTGCCGTGGCCGAGGGCGATGTGCCCAAGCTCAAGGATTCGCTCATGCGTTTTGCCGTGACGCGCGGTGATTCGGCCGAGCTCGATCATTCGGCCTTTTTGTCCGATTTGGACTTTATCGTAGCCGACTTTGCAGGACTCGATCTTAAGGACCTGGATATCGGCGAGTTTTTGACCTCGTTGCTAAACCTGGCGCGCAAAAACGACGTTGAGCTGCCGAGCGTGGTGACGATGTTCGCCCGCGGCATGGTGACGCTCGAGGGTCTGCTGACCGAGTACATGCCCAACGTCAACATGATCCAGATCATCCAAGCGCACATCAAAAACGAGAAGAGCGCCTATGTGCGCGTCCGCGAAATGGGGCGCGACTTTGCGGCGAGCAGCTATCGCGCGGCAAAAGGCTCGCTCGAGGCGGCCGAGTATCTGGGCTTGGCGTCGCGTATGCTCACGCGCGGCCAGCTTAAGGTGAACACGCAGATCATGAGCAGCGATAAGGCGCTGCGGCAGCTGGGTGGAATCATCGACCGCATGTCGATGGCAATTGTGATCGCCGGTCTGTTTATCGGTTCGTCGGTGGTGTACTACGCGCGCATCGAGCCGGTTGTGTTTGGTATCCCGGTGATTGGCTTTATGGGCTACGTGAGCGCGCTGGTGCTGGCGCTGATGCTGGGCCGCGAGATCTGGCGCAACAGCCACGGCGGCAAGCGGTAA
- a CDS encoding DUF4430 domain-containing protein — protein MGVLERNVRDDVGQPLGNAPSSDNRRQMDMFEDECQRASWRRHGAIARGVAKRGLVAFLAFAMAFGTTPAQLWAEGAEGIAEAVAQAATPGEDAALAGGTAEQSGAEVSDSEGAPAASAAITEAATGGEGSATGESPATSEQSSTASAGQAGSAAAAAVQTENPTETGDVAKKQVEVSFSIIGTDADGKAQTWVAPTQLKLDEGATAADAFIKLQEKMGLKAKYEPNTAYGFYLESITSPSDGRTLAYDPTTYAFWQLFVDGASSSVGASSVKLT, from the coding sequence ATGGGGGTACTCGAGCGCAATGTGCGCGATGACGTGGGGCAGCCGCTGGGCAATGCTCCAAGTTCAGACAATAGGAGACAAATGGATATGTTTGAGGACGAGTGCCAGCGCGCCTCGTGGCGTCGCCATGGAGCGATTGCCCGTGGCGTAGCCAAGCGCGGTCTGGTGGCGTTCCTGGCTTTTGCCATGGCTTTTGGCACCACGCCGGCGCAACTTTGGGCCGAGGGCGCCGAGGGCATTGCCGAGGCTGTGGCTCAGGCTGCGACGCCGGGCGAGGACGCAGCGCTTGCGGGCGGTACCGCTGAGCAGAGCGGCGCCGAGGTTTCGGATTCCGAGGGCGCGCCTGCAGCTAGTGCAGCCATAACAGAGGCAGCAACTGGCGGCGAAGGCTCGGCGACGGGGGAGAGCCCTGCCACGAGCGAGCAGTCTTCGACGGCATCCGCTGGCCAAGCGGGATCTGCCGCCGCGGCTGCCGTTCAGACAGAGAACCCGACAGAAACCGGCGATGTCGCCAAGAAGCAGGTCGAGGTCTCGTTCTCGATTATCGGCACCGATGCTGACGGCAAGGCTCAGACCTGGGTGGCACCTACGCAGCTCAAGCTCGACGAGGGCGCGACGGCTGCGGATGCCTTCATTAAGCTGCAGGAGAAGATGGGCCTCAAGGCGAAGTACGAACCGAACACGGCATACGGTTTCTACCTCGAAAGCATCACATCTCCGAGCGATGGCCGCACGCTTGCCTACGATCCGACGACTTATGCCTTCTGGCAGCTGTTCGTCGACGGCGCGTCTTCCTCGGTTGGCGCGAGCAGCGTCAAGCTCACCTAG
- a CDS encoding DUF4430 domain-containing protein: MTVIGRDAQGKTQTWVDNAQYVVTSGSSALDLTKVALEANDIDAVAAGSFILSLKYNGVELGTPQDYSTYWQLFINGKSSDYTADNVTIHAGDTVTWFYGGWGDQLPSDSVHASVQVLGKDKDGKQQVWASTGQTSLKAGSTAKDLLEQTGLKLDASESSWGWFLNGITSPFDSKSYGWDAATKSYWRFYVNGKFADVGAGAYKLQEGDAVTFMYGADADALPGQVLGSADVIGPDVNGNNTRWGSASSVSLPEGSTAQNLIETVLKAKGVTYNGSQSGEYWFLNSIKSPFEDKSYGYDAATNKYWHLYINGEPSLLCANQITLKSGDKVTLAYTTDDSPMPDPDKVVVDPSATTPDWDAEWAGYGNSGNGSTVTDAKTPAQAAGLKWAFDWKAESGQQYANCSEPVIANGFVYIATENELIKIDSSTGKKVASAPLASKVSYTSRPIYTNGLIIVPLNGGAVQAITADKLICKWLTPGLTDLTQSSCTVVSDGEYVYVGSVDISYDENYNATYGNGSFARIKIATGEVSWQNIDPAEGYYWTGAALTDKYAIVPTSAGTLKCIDKTTGDVVSTMKLGAVANADCIADPSNGSTFYQMTHDGKLHVISLSAKGVLSEQKTVDLGLTNNLSAPAVSGDNLIVGGQTATGSALVLYNLKTGKTTMVAAADGKALPAGLNGIAATPLVSVQGGKTYVYFTVNSADSKDYVNYSAGGGVYRYTLGDAEATQIYDAAGHYQYCDSPVIADASGNLYYINDSGTLFKLGAVESWTVAFNSNGGSACDTKFVATADGKLVKPADPTRDGYTFGGWYTDEACTQAYDFSTPVTADLTLYAKWTKNAVNPGGDGGAGSNGGGGSGTGTGSGTGAGAGSGSGSKGGAIAPGKKPVTKTTVSTKTETKDNKSDKKDSDKSDKKDEKKSDKKDSKSDKKSDKKSDSKSDTGAASTTTAKKSSSASEQETGTNPLAIVGVAAGVIGLAIVGVFVFTKRR; the protein is encoded by the coding sequence GTGACCGTCATTGGTCGCGATGCCCAGGGCAAGACTCAGACTTGGGTCGATAACGCGCAGTATGTGGTGACGTCCGGCTCGAGCGCACTTGACCTTACGAAGGTCGCGCTCGAGGCGAATGATATTGACGCCGTTGCTGCGGGCTCCTTCATTCTGAGCCTTAAGTACAACGGTGTTGAGCTGGGTACGCCCCAAGATTATTCGACCTATTGGCAGCTGTTTATCAACGGCAAGTCGAGTGACTATACGGCGGACAATGTCACCATCCATGCCGGCGATACCGTCACGTGGTTCTACGGTGGCTGGGGCGACCAGTTGCCGTCCGATTCTGTCCATGCTTCTGTTCAGGTTCTCGGTAAGGACAAGGACGGCAAGCAGCAGGTTTGGGCTTCGACGGGTCAGACGAGTCTCAAGGCGGGCTCTACTGCCAAGGATCTCCTTGAGCAGACCGGCCTTAAGCTCGATGCTAGCGAATCGTCTTGGGGCTGGTTCCTCAACGGTATTACTTCGCCGTTCGACAGTAAGTCCTATGGCTGGGATGCTGCGACCAAGAGCTATTGGCGCTTCTACGTAAATGGCAAGTTCGCCGACGTTGGCGCCGGTGCCTACAAGCTCCAGGAGGGTGACGCCGTCACCTTTATGTATGGTGCTGACGCCGATGCCCTCCCCGGTCAGGTGCTTGGATCCGCCGATGTTATCGGTCCCGATGTCAACGGCAACAATACTCGCTGGGGCTCGGCAAGCAGTGTTTCTTTGCCTGAAGGCTCTACTGCCCAGAACCTTATTGAGACGGTTCTGAAGGCCAAGGGCGTTACGTACAACGGCTCCCAGAGTGGCGAGTACTGGTTCCTCAATTCCATCAAATCGCCGTTCGAAGACAAGTCGTACGGTTATGATGCTGCGACCAATAAATATTGGCACCTGTATATCAATGGAGAGCCCTCCTTACTCTGCGCCAATCAGATTACGCTCAAGAGCGGCGATAAGGTCACGCTTGCCTATACCACCGACGATTCGCCCATGCCCGATCCCGACAAGGTTGTCGTGGACCCGAGTGCGACGACTCCTGATTGGGATGCCGAGTGGGCCGGCTACGGCAACAGTGGCAACGGTTCGACCGTAACGGATGCCAAGACGCCTGCGCAGGCCGCCGGTCTTAAGTGGGCCTTCGATTGGAAGGCCGAGTCTGGTCAGCAGTATGCCAACTGCAGCGAACCTGTCATCGCCAACGGCTTTGTGTACATCGCGACCGAGAACGAGCTCATCAAGATCGATTCGTCCACGGGCAAAAAGGTTGCCTCTGCGCCGCTTGCCTCCAAGGTGAGCTATACCTCTCGTCCGATCTATACCAATGGCCTTATCATCGTTCCGCTCAACGGCGGTGCGGTCCAGGCGATTACTGCAGACAAGCTGATCTGCAAGTGGCTGACGCCTGGTTTGACGGACTTGACGCAGAGCTCCTGCACCGTCGTTTCGGACGGCGAGTACGTCTATGTAGGCTCGGTCGATATTTCGTATGACGAGAATTACAACGCGACCTACGGCAACGGCTCCTTTGCGCGCATTAAGATTGCCACGGGCGAAGTTTCTTGGCAGAACATCGACCCTGCCGAGGGCTATTACTGGACTGGTGCGGCTTTGACGGATAAGTATGCCATCGTTCCTACGAGCGCGGGTACGCTTAAGTGCATTGATAAGACGACGGGCGATGTCGTTTCGACCATGAAGCTCGGCGCTGTCGCAAATGCCGATTGCATTGCCGATCCGTCCAATGGTTCGACCTTCTATCAGATGACGCACGACGGAAAGCTCCATGTGATTTCGCTTTCGGCGAAGGGCGTGCTGAGTGAACAGAAGACGGTTGATCTGGGCCTTACGAATAATCTGAGCGCCCCTGCGGTGTCTGGTGACAATCTGATTGTCGGCGGACAGACGGCTACTGGCTCTGCTCTGGTTCTCTATAACCTGAAGACGGGTAAGACCACGATGGTCGCTGCTGCCGACGGCAAGGCGCTGCCGGCTGGCCTCAACGGTATTGCTGCTACTCCGCTGGTGAGTGTTCAGGGCGGCAAGACCTATGTGTACTTCACCGTTAACAGCGCGGATAGCAAGGATTACGTCAACTACTCTGCTGGTGGTGGCGTGTATCGCTATACGCTCGGCGATGCAGAGGCGACGCAGATTTATGATGCGGCTGGTCATTACCAGTACTGTGACTCTCCGGTCATTGCCGATGCTTCTGGCAATCTCTACTACATTAATGATTCGGGCACGCTGTTTAAACTTGGAGCTGTCGAGTCTTGGACGGTTGCCTTTAACTCCAACGGCGGGTCTGCTTGCGACACTAAGTTTGTTGCTACGGCCGATGGCAAGCTGGTCAAGCCGGCCGATCCGACGCGCGATGGCTACACTTTCGGCGGTTGGTATACCGATGAGGCTTGTACGCAGGCGTATGACTTTAGCACGCCGGTGACGGCCGATCTGACGCTGTATGCCAAGTGGACCAAGAATGCCGTTAACCCTGGCGGTGATGGCGGCGCTGGTTCGAATGGCGGCGGCGGTTCTGGTACCGGTACTGGTTCCGGCACTGGCGCTGGCGCGGGTTCTGGCTCCGGCTCGAAGGGCGGCGCTATTGCCCCGGGCAAGAAGCCGGTGACCAAGACGACGGTGTCGACCAAGACCGAGACCAAGGACAACAAGTCCGACAAGAAGGACTCCGATAAGTCCGATAAGAAGGACGAGAAGAAGTCTGACAAGAAGGACAGCAAGTCCGACAAGAAGTCCGACAAGAAGTCCGATTCCAAGTCCGATACGGGTGCTGCTTCTACGACCACTGCTAAGAAGTCCTCTAGTGCTTCCGAGCAGGAGACTGGCACCAACCCGCTCGCCATTGTTGGCGTTGCCGCCGGCGTCATCGGTCTCGCCATCGTCGGCGTGTTCGTGTTCACCAAACGTCGGTAG
- a CDS encoding GtrA family protein has product MRKALAQPHTKQFLKFAVVGLISFGIDWGMLIALVELFHLDFLMSTTISFTTSVVVNYWLSMKYVFDHREGMSRKREFTIFTILSVIGLGLNDLYMFVGVTFLSIGYQAMKAIATFLVTWYNYFSRRFFLEGAQS; this is encoded by the coding sequence GTGCGCAAGGCACTGGCACAACCTCATACCAAGCAATTCCTCAAGTTCGCTGTCGTGGGTCTTATCTCCTTTGGCATCGACTGGGGTATGCTCATTGCGCTCGTCGAGCTGTTCCACCTCGACTTTTTGATGAGCACCACGATCTCGTTTACCACGTCTGTCGTGGTCAACTACTGGCTCAGCATGAAGTACGTGTTCGACCATCGCGAGGGCATGAGCCGCAAGCGCGAGTTCACGATCTTCACCATCCTGTCGGTGATCGGTTTGGGCCTCAACGACCTGTACATGTTTGTGGGCGTCACGTTTTTGAGCATCGGCTACCAGGCCATGAAGGCCATCGCCACGTTCCTGGTCACCTGGTACAACTACTTTAGCCGTCGCTTTTTCCTCGAGGGCGCGCAGTCGTAG
- a CDS encoding DUF4430 domain-containing protein, whose product MSNKSKDADPKQPDSSFIQFDDAKQQGAASAASASRRKALLGVLAAACTILIVVSLGFVHPSESGAWSIDWIVQTVTGESVVAKDTKGFGSTTTTTSGEASSKDSESSNKESDKNSDSKKSEDRGGKKSGDKSAAQNTGAGDTSNASGGASSGGGQSSDGASSSNGGNASSGSQSGSQESNYVTVTVSVTSSAVGNPVSSGGTFTFNEGATVYDALCALGLSVNAHGSSYGTYVSAIGGLAEKQYGGTSGWMYSVNGTTPMTACSNYVLSNGDNVVWYYVTG is encoded by the coding sequence GTGTCCAATAAATCCAAGGACGCTGACCCCAAGCAACCAGATTCCTCGTTCATTCAGTTCGACGATGCAAAGCAACAGGGCGCCGCTTCGGCGGCGTCCGCCTCTCGTCGCAAGGCGCTCCTTGGCGTTCTTGCTGCCGCGTGCACCATTCTGATCGTCGTCTCGCTGGGCTTCGTCCATCCTTCCGAGAGCGGCGCCTGGTCCATTGACTGGATCGTTCAGACCGTGACGGGGGAGAGCGTCGTCGCCAAGGACACCAAGGGGTTTGGCTCGACTACGACTACGACTTCGGGCGAGGCCAGTTCCAAGGATTCCGAGTCTTCAAACAAGGAATCGGACAAAAACTCGGATAGCAAGAAGTCCGAGGACCGGGGCGGCAAGAAGTCTGGCGATAAATCCGCTGCCCAAAATACGGGAGCCGGTGATACTTCCAATGCGTCTGGCGGTGCTTCTTCGGGCGGTGGCCAGTCGTCTGATGGAGCCTCATCCTCTAATGGTGGAAACGCCTCCTCGGGCAGCCAAAGCGGCTCACAGGAGTCCAACTACGTTACGGTGACGGTTTCGGTCACATCGAGCGCTGTGGGCAATCCCGTGTCCTCTGGCGGCACCTTTACCTTTAACGAAGGCGCCACCGTTTACGATGCCCTGTGCGCGCTGGGCCTTTCTGTCAACGCACACGGCTCATCGTACGGCACGTATGTTTCTGCGATTGGTGGTTTGGCCGAGAAACAGTACGGCGGCACGAGCGGCTGGATGTACTCCGTCAACGGCACAACGCCCATGACGGCCTGCAGTAACTACGTTCTCTCCAATGGCGACAACGTCGTTTGGTATTACGTAACGGGCTAG
- a CDS encoding fructose-1,6-bisphosphatase, whose product MAAFDHNPHDFKYLRLLSRQFPTEQSAFTEIINLSAILNLPKGTEHFMSDVHGEYEAFMHILNNCSGVVREHVDEIFGDTLSFGEKGELCTLIYYPREKIDLVRSRREDSPTWYKTMLDQLIVVARSLSSRYTRSKVRKAIPRDYAYIIDELLHTHPDENNYRVRYHERIIESILETASADDFIESLASLIKRLAVDHLHLVGDIFDRGGGAAKIMDCLLTYHSLDIQWGNHDLLWMGAAAGEPACIATVLRNNLRYDNYEILENDYGISLRELVAFADATYTAGESISPLIKAINVLLFKLEGQIIQRHPEFDMADRLLLDKIDHDAGTVALADGSVWPLTTNDFPTVDPADPYTLTPQEQHIIDKLVSEFVTADHLHRHIDFLYTHGSMYKVTNGNLLFHGCVPLNEDGTFSSMNCLGTWHAGRDYFDFCDHIARRAWRVGDRDALDWMWYLWIGFNSPASGRVVRTFERAYIADKSTWVEPMDPYYTLTTSSSVCDDIMREFGVAPMACSPTGHIINGHTPVKTTKGEQPIRANGKLLVIDGGFCRAYHPKTGIAGYTLISSSRGCRLKSHQAFTTVAEALTRNIDIESETNRFDEADRRRMVSDTDTGAKIRSQIQDLRQLLDAYRNGAIEERA is encoded by the coding sequence ATGGCCGCATTCGATCACAATCCGCACGACTTCAAGTATCTGCGCCTGCTGTCGAGACAGTTCCCCACCGAGCAATCCGCATTCACCGAGATTATCAATCTCTCGGCCATCCTCAACCTGCCCAAGGGCACCGAGCATTTTATGAGCGATGTGCATGGCGAGTACGAAGCCTTTATGCACATCCTCAATAACTGCTCGGGCGTCGTGCGCGAGCATGTCGACGAAATCTTTGGCGACACGCTCTCCTTTGGCGAAAAGGGCGAGCTGTGCACGCTCATCTACTATCCGCGCGAGAAGATCGATCTTGTCCGCAGCCGGCGCGAGGACTCGCCCACCTGGTACAAGACCATGCTCGACCAGCTCATCGTGGTTGCCCGCTCGCTTTCGAGCCGCTATACCCGCTCTAAGGTACGTAAGGCCATCCCGCGCGATTACGCCTACATCATCGACGAGTTGCTGCACACGCATCCAGACGAGAACAACTACCGCGTGCGTTATCACGAGCGCATTATCGAATCCATCTTAGAGACCGCCAGCGCCGACGACTTTATCGAGTCGCTCGCCTCGCTCATCAAGCGCCTCGCCGTCGACCACCTGCACTTGGTGGGCGACATCTTCGATCGCGGTGGCGGCGCGGCCAAGATTATGGACTGCCTGCTCACCTATCATTCGCTCGATATTCAGTGGGGCAACCACGACCTGCTGTGGATGGGTGCCGCTGCCGGCGAGCCCGCCTGCATCGCCACGGTACTGCGCAACAACCTGCGCTACGACAACTACGAGATTCTCGAGAACGACTATGGCATCTCGCTGCGCGAGCTTGTCGCCTTCGCCGACGCCACCTATACCGCCGGCGAGTCCATCAGCCCGCTGATCAAAGCCATCAACGTCCTGCTTTTTAAGCTCGAGGGCCAGATTATCCAGCGCCACCCCGAGTTCGACATGGCAGACCGCCTGCTGCTCGACAAGATCGATCACGACGCCGGCACGGTCGCCCTCGCCGACGGCAGCGTATGGCCGCTCACGACCAACGACTTCCCCACCGTCGATCCGGCGGACCCATACACGCTCACGCCCCAGGAGCAACACATCATCGACAAGCTCGTGTCCGAGTTTGTCACCGCCGATCACCTGCATCGCCATATCGATTTCCTCTACACCCACGGCTCGATGTACAAGGTCACCAACGGCAACCTGCTGTTCCACGGCTGCGTGCCGCTCAACGAAGACGGCACCTTTAGCAGCATGAACTGCCTGGGCACCTGGCATGCTGGCCGCGATTACTTCGATTTTTGCGACCACATCGCCCGCCGCGCCTGGCGCGTCGGCGACCGCGATGCCCTCGACTGGATGTGGTACCTGTGGATTGGCTTTAACTCACCCGCCAGCGGACGCGTGGTGCGCACGTTCGAGCGCGCCTACATCGCCGACAAGAGCACGTGGGTCGAGCCGATGGACCCGTACTATACGCTCACCACGTCCTCGTCCGTTTGCGACGACATCATGCGCGAGTTTGGCGTCGCCCCCATGGCCTGCTCGCCGACGGGCCACATCATCAACGGCCATACCCCGGTCAAAACCACCAAGGGCGAGCAGCCCATCCGCGCCAACGGCAAGTTGCTGGTCATCGACGGCGGTTTCTGTCGCGCCTACCATCCCAAAACGGGCATCGCCGGCTACACGCTCATCTCGAGCTCGCGCGGATGCCGCCTCAAGTCGCACCAGGCCTTTACCACCGTTGCCGAGGCGCTCACCCGCAACATCGACATCGAAAGCGAGACCAACCGCTTTGACGAGGCCGACCGGCGCCGCATGGTGAGCGACACCGATACCGGTGCCAAGATTCGCAGCCAGATCCAGGACCTGCGCCAGCTGCTCGATGCATATAGAAACGGTGCTATCGAGGAGCGTGCCTAG
- a CDS encoding GtrA family protein: protein MQKLLAQIMKFGVVGVIATVIDFGIMNLLHYGLGLNILIANTSGFIVSLIFNYVASMKYVFAHKEGMSRRREFIIFVVLSVIGLALNDGIVLALNAGLGLEANIAKICATALVMVYNFVTRKIFLEGEQTK from the coding sequence ATGCAAAAGCTCCTTGCACAGATCATGAAATTCGGCGTCGTCGGCGTCATTGCCACTGTCATCGACTTTGGCATCATGAATCTGCTCCACTACGGTCTGGGTCTCAACATCCTAATCGCCAACACCAGCGGCTTTATCGTCTCGCTCATCTTTAACTACGTCGCGAGCATGAAGTACGTGTTTGCGCACAAGGAGGGCATGAGCCGCCGCCGCGAGTTCATCATCTTTGTCGTGCTGTCCGTTATTGGCCTGGCGCTCAACGATGGCATCGTGCTGGCCCTCAACGCCGGCCTGGGCCTCGAGGCCAATATCGCCAAGATTTGCGCTACCGCGCTGGTCATGGTCTACAACTTTGTAACGCGCAAGATCTTCCTGGAGGGCGAGCAGACCAAGTAG